The DNA sequence TTTTTCTTTGGAGTTAAGATTGGTGACGATAGTCACTGCAAAACCAAATACATCTTTCAGCTCTTCATCAGCAGTTTCAGGAAATACCACATGTTCTTTTATGCCTAAAGTATAGTTGCCCATCTCATCGACTCCACCATCCGACAAGCCACGAAAATCTTTGGTCCTAGGTAGAGCTATATTTATAAGTTTATCCAGGAAACTCCACATCCTTTCTCCTCGAAGAGTGATTTGGATTCCTACTGTATCCCCCTCACGCACCTTGAAAGAAGCCACTGATTGCTTGGCCCCTTTCTTAACCGGACGCTGTCCTGTGATTTTTGAAAGCCTATCAAAAGCTAATTCAATTTTCTTTTTATCGGAAAAAGAACCTACTCCAGCATTAATCACCGCTTTCTCTATTCTAGGAGCTTGCATAACATTAACCATCTTAAGTGGTTCTTTGAGTTCCTTGAACGAATTTTTTGTTTTTTCTTTAAGAGTTTTCATAATTTTTCCATCTTTACTTCTTTCCATCTTTAAATCTTCTTAACATTGCTTACATGTATTGGAAAGGCCTGATCGACAAGTTGACCCTTCTGCCCTTGCTTCTTAGCTCTGATATGTTTTTTGTGGACATTTACTCCATCCAAAATCACTTTATCAATTTGAGGAAATGCTTTCACCACAGAGCCCTGTTTGCCCTTATCTTTTCCCGTTATAACTTGAACCTTGTCGCCTTTTTTGATTTTCATATTTTTATTTATATCACCTCCGGAGCCATGGAAACAATAGCCTGGTGGCCGGCTTCGGCTATTTCACGAGGGATAGGACCAAAAATACGGTTGGCTCTAGGAACAAGCTCACCCTTCTTTTTATCGACGATGATAACAGCGTTCTCGTCAAAGCGAATATACGAACCATCCTTACGACGAAGCGGAGCTTTTTGACGCACTACTAGAGCGGTGAGCACCGCCTTCTTCTTTATTTCTTTTCTTGGTTCAGCTTTCTGCACCGAGAGAATAACTAGTTCACCAATACCAGCGTATCTTTTCTTGGCGCTACCAAGCACTTT is a window from the Candidatus Paceibacterota bacterium genome containing:
- the rplE gene encoding 50S ribosomal protein L5; its protein translation is MERSKDGKIMKTLKEKTKNSFKELKEPLKMVNVMQAPRIEKAVINAGVGSFSDKKKIELAFDRLSKITGQRPVKKGAKQSVASFKVREGDTVGIQITLRGERMWSFLDKLINIALPRTKDFRGLSDGGVDEMGNYTLGIKEHVVFPETADEELKDVFGFAVTIVTNLNSKEKTLAFLKSVGFPFKK
- the rplN gene encoding 50S ribosomal protein L14, which gives rise to MIQPRSIVKIADNSGAKIGRIFKVLGSAKKRYAGIGELVILSVQKAEPRKEIKKKAVLTALVVRQKAPLRRKDGSYIRFDENAVIIVDKKKGELVPRANRIFGPIPREIAEAGHQAIVSMAPEVI
- the rplX gene encoding 50S ribosomal protein L24, which codes for MKIKKGDKVQVITGKDKGKQGSVVKAFPQIDKVILDGVNVHKKHIRAKKQGQKGQLVDQAFPIHVSNVKKI